The Nothobranchius furzeri strain GRZ-AD chromosome 17, NfurGRZ-RIMD1, whole genome shotgun sequence nucleotide sequence atagatagatagatagatagatagatagatagatagatagatagatagatagatagatagatagatagatagatagatagatagatagatagatagatagatagatagatagatagatagatagatagatagatagatagatagatagatagatagatagatagatagatagatagatagatagatagatagatagatagatagatagatagatagatagatagatagatagatagatagatagatagatagatagatagatagatagatagatagatagatagatagatagatagatagatagatagatagatagatagatagatagatagatagatagatagatagatagatagatagatagatagatagatagatagatagatagatagatagatagatagatagatagatagatgatgtgaATATGTGGTGATTTGTGGTTTTATCCAGCTGAGTCATCCAGCCCAACAGAGGGCGCTCTGCTTCATATCCGTTAGCGGAAGCGTGCGCAGTGATAAAGGAAGTTCTTGGTTATTTAGAACTCTGATCACTGACTGTTAGACTTTTTGTTTGGTTCTCTGTGTAGAAACACAATTTAACTATTTTTTAATCAACGAGCGGTATAAGCTGCACTTGGTCTGCTTATAAAAATGGGTCGGAGCCGCAGTCGAACGCCTAGACGAGGTAAGAAGCTTGAACTGGCTAACGATTTGTTAGCTTATTTCGATCGTTCTTATAGTCAAATAATGTCCTAAAAGCGTGTTTCTATGTTTAAACTACGACTAGCTAAGGTGTTAATCGCCAGCGAACACATTTTACTTCCTAATTGTTTTTTTTAGTCATTCAAATACCTCAAATGAAAGACTTGTAGGTCCCCAGAAGCTTCTAGATCCGCGCATCATAAAGGCCCGGTGCCCTGGTCCGCTGAGCCGTTCAAACAGCTCATGCCTATTTTGATGAGATTTTCTCAGATCTCATAAATGTCGTCAAACCAGCAACTTCTGAAATTCTGTTTAGTTTCCTCGAACCAGAATAAACCATGgcagttctgagctagttagtttATATTGTAGAAATCAAATTATCATATTGTTTTCATCAGTTTTGAATCACTAAGAGAGTCACATCAAATATTTTCTCACATCTTCtcgtaattaataataataataatgcattgaacttatatagcgcttttctagacacccaaagacgctttcacaaactctcacattcacacacactgctagtgatggtgagctacttgtagccacagccgccctggggaggtctgacagaggcgagactgccatttggcgccgtcggcccctctgaccaccactaacacaggcaagttgggtgaagtgtcttgcccaaggacacaacagcaggatacccctggcgggagctggaatctaacccatgaccctccgatcatgaggcagcccgctctaccacctgagctactgctgccccaattaggttccaagcccaaagggcagggaaccctgttGTGTttgtacggatttttcattatttttcagtattattcttctccgctaaatccGTATGGGCGCAGGAGCCAGAAAAAAAtcggacatggcagtctgatagaaaatccctaCCTACTCGGATTCAAAAATTCAAACCCGaaacacctaggtggcgctattgcgtagATCAAATAACTCCCTGCAGTCAATAACTTTATATGTGCGCCTCTACTACCCTCCAAGGCGCCAGGTGGGGGACGGGCGCAGGTTGGCttagaacccgttgataactgctcacAGTTCTAGTTCTTGATGTTTTAActattttaatttttaatcttGTTTAGTTGCCCATGAATTTAaagaaaggacaaaaaaaaaaaagaaataaaagtatcttgtatagagcctctcaagataaaaatcacaagctgcttcacaagaacaaaaacattttctaaaaaatgatttaaaatatggttAAAAATGAAGGGGAAAAATAATTGTGAATAAAAAAtgtgagaaaatgaataggaaagtggGAAAttggtggatcctgggaaaggcggagTTGGTAGAGCAGAAcatggagagggtggtgatgaaggtcacacaaaagccagcctgaacaggtgagttttcagctgctttttaaaggagaccactgagtccactgatctcaggctcagggggaaagaggtccagagtctgggggccacagcagcagatgatctgtcacctttggtctttagcctggtgctgcacaaccagcaggctttgatcactggacctcagggacctgctgggggtgtagggactaagaagatcaccaatgtaagatggtgcttgtccatgtaaggccctatagaccagaaccaggatcttgaaatgaaccctgaagttgactggcagccagtgaagctggaggagaagcggggtgatgtgggtgtgtttggaggacttggtcagaagccgagcacaggcattctgaaccacctgcagacggttcagggaggttctgctcagacacgtgaaaagagagttacagtagtctaagcgtgaggagatggagCGGAGAACAGTCTCAATATAACAAGATGCTTATGATGGGATGCACAAAATAAGCTTAGACTTCAACTAATTCCTATTTAGAATAAACTAATTTATCCCTGATAACTGGACGATTAACTATTAAAATTGCAAATTAAAATAAAGCCATTCCTTCATGTCACTTATAAACAAGGattttcatctacagcataaaggCTTTCATGCAGTACTAAATCAGGGAAAGTTTCCCCTTTCAAAAGTAGTGTAGATAGTTCAAAAGTCATTATACCTTCATAGCTACAACACGTGGTTTTTTTGTGCATCTCAATAACAAAACCTGTACTTTTCATAAGAGTTAAGTTTTTACCCAGAATCTAACAACAAAACACAGAAGGATGCtgaaattttaatttatttaacacattgTAAAATAACTGGAACAGTTTTTGTGAACAATCATTTGCTTAAACATATAAAGTTGAGTAAAAATGAGAACTCGgaggagtggtggtggtggtgggggggggggggggggatttccaCATGCAAGAGCTCCGAAGGTAGTCCTGCTGACAACTGTGGAGATGTAAGAAAACCAGTTATTAGTGAGATAAATGGGAAAGAAATGCTCTGGAGAAAATAGTCCTTTTGATTCCAGCTGCACCCCTTCACAGAAGTGATGTGTGAAAAATCCAGTCATCCAGCTATCTGGAGCAGTGATTTCCAATGCTGGTCCTCTGTGGCAGCTATCCTGCATGATTTAGACGTTTCTCTGATCCAACACAACATGCATTCTGTAGAGCCTGAGGCCTGCAGTACAGGTGAAAGAAGCAATGGCTCAGGTGTGGTGGAGCAACTCAGACATTCAAGATAGGGACCCCTGTGGACGCTGGTCAGACCCCACTGATCTAAAGTTACTGAATGACCACATCTGTCTTAGTTCTGCATCAGTGACACAGACGTTTGGCTTCAACTGTAAAAAGTGGTTATGAAGACATAAAATAGTCTTTTTGTTGGACTAGCATCAAATCAGTTGTTGAAGTATTTCAGTAATTTAGTCTTCCttatacttgtgtgtgtgtgtgtatgtgtgtgtgtgtgtgtgtgtgtgtgtgtgtgtgtgtgtgtgtgtgtgtgtgtgtgtgtgtgtgtgtgtgtgtgtgtgtgtgtgtgtgtgtgtgtgtgtgtgtgtgtgttctacagaatttatttaataataatgcattgaacttatatagcgcttttctagacacccaaagacgctttcacacactctcacattcacacactgctagtgatggtaagctacttgtagccacagctgccctggggcggtctgaccgagtcgaggctgccatttggcgccgtcggcccctctgaccaccactaacacaggcaagttgggtgaagtgtcttgcccaaggacacaacagcaggatacccctggcgggagctggaatctaacccatgaccctccgatcatgaggcaacccgctctaccacctgagctactgctgcccctttacAACATGACTATACTGGCAAGGGACATCATTTGTTATTTAGTTAACATTCTGATTTCATGACCTACGCATCAGAGAGAAGACGATCTCGCTCTACTTCACGTGAGCATGAGCGAAGGCGGAGGGAGAGGGACCGCTCTCGCTCTAGAGATCGGGAGCGAGACCGACGCAGATCTCGTTCACGTTCTCCACACAGGAGGCGTTCAAGGTGAGTTTTTGTCCCCCTGATAAAAAGCAACATGCACACATACAAGTGAAACTCAGAGGATTAGAATATGGAGCAAAAGTTTGTTAATCTcactaattcaacttaaaaggtgaaactaatctatgagacagtcattccatgcaaatccagatgtttcagcctttatttgttgatGAAACCccccattcaaaatctcagatgattagaatattgtgaaaaggatcAATGTTCTAGACTCAAGTTGTCGcactctgatcagctgatgaatccagaacagcaaaaggttcctgagcctttagatggtctctcagtctgagctggattactgacatgaatggacttttgcaccagattctcattTTCCTGTTTTAGCCTGTAGACATGAACCCTTCTATCCTTTCTTAGACAATAATGTTTCCTTCCTCAGTTGTTGTGATCCTTTGTCCTGCAGCCGTCTTTATGCTCTTTGGACAGGTCTCCCCCTAGGCGCCACCGCTCTTCCTCGTCGTCTCCCATGAGACAGAAGGACAGACGTGATGATGAGCGCAAAGAAGTGAAAGACAAGTCTTCAAAGCCCATCCAGATCTCAGGTTTTGTGTTGCTGATTGTTTTCAGAAAGAAATCCTTTGTTCAGTTTGCTGGACATTTATAAACGTCTTTAAACAATGAGTTAAATCAGATATTCTTTCTGTTTTTACAGCAGAGGACATGCAGGGCAAAACGGAGGAGGAAATTGAAATGATGAAGTTAATGGGATTTTCTTCATTTGATTCTTCTAAAGTGAGTGAAAAATGTGTGCATGCAGCCACCAGGTGGCGCTGTGTTCCTGAGTTGTGGCCATTCACCACGACGGCTTCATGCTTGCTGATACTTCGCAGTTTTAAGACTGTTTGACATTCAGAAAACGACACAAGACAGGAAGTGCACCATCAGCCACTGTCTAGTAGCGTTTGCTGATTGATGAACTGTAAATGTAATAGACCACATCAGGATAGCATCTGCAGCATGTATTTCTGTTTGTGATTGAACATTGTTTTCCCACAGGGGAAGAAAACAGATGGATCAGTTAATGCATTTGCCATCAACGTTAGCATGAAGAGAAAGTACAGGTACGTTCACAGAGAAAAATATCAAGTTAGCCTGCAAATACTGAAGTTTAGCGGTGTCATGGAGAATTTTGTGCATAGCACATTAAGCAGAGCGACTTTTAAAATGATTGTTGAAGCAGCTAATTTTTAATAAACAAAGTTTTATCCTGTTGGGAAATTGGCATTACAAGCAGCAACCACTATTAAAGTAGCCAATCACGTCAGCAGGTGTCTCTCTGCAGAGAATCCTGCTCTCCTATTGACTCTTGATGATGTAATCTGCAAGTGTTGAGAGGGAAGTTGTGATGCACTGTTGTTCTAAATGTTTTTACAGGCAGTACATGAACAGAAAGGGAGGATTCAACAGGCCGCTGGATTTCATCGCTTGAAAATGTCACGCTGCATTTCCTCCTTTTTCCAGCAAGGGGAGGACATGGATTACATGCTGTTAAATGTGATGCAGCAGTTCTGTGTATATATTATCACTCAACATGTAGTTGTTCCTTCAGTTATTTAGTTTTTGTTGCTGTGCTTTTTACGTGTTGTTGGAAATAAACTCTTTGAAATTGATGGTGTGCTGATTATGTAGAGCATGTGTTTCTTTTTCTGCCCAGATCTGCACAAACATGTCAATTTGTGTTGATGTATTTGAGGAGTCGTCACTAGTACCAGAGACCAGGGAGCTTCGTCTAATCCAATGTCTCCTCTGGACAGAGATACCTGGGGTCGTTCCTGAGATCGGCTGGAGCCA carries:
- the snrnp27 gene encoding U4/U6.U5 small nuclear ribonucleoprotein 27 kDa protein, which encodes MGRSRSRTPRRERRRSRSTSREHERRRRERDRSRSRDRERDRRRSRSRSPHRRRSRSPPRRHRSSSSSPMRQKDRRDDERKEVKDKSSKPIQISAEDMQGKTEEEIEMMKLMGFSSFDSSKGKKTDGSVNAFAINVSMKRKYRQYMNRKGGFNRPLDFIA